The following coding sequences are from one bacterium SCSIO 12741 window:
- a CDS encoding response regulator, with amino-acid sequence MIFYVADDDKSTQTLCRLILQRMNVARDIRLASNGQQVWEQLQEDSDEERKVVFLDLNMPVMDGAQFLKEIESNPLKGVEVYLMLTNDLKADDRYLMDNPFVKGALSKPLDPVKIQNIL; translated from the coding sequence ATGATTTTTTACGTAGCTGACGACGACAAATCCACCCAAACCTTATGCCGACTTATTCTTCAACGTATGAATGTGGCCCGTGATATCCGATTGGCTTCCAATGGTCAACAGGTATGGGAGCAGCTTCAGGAGGACTCGGACGAAGAGCGTAAGGTTGTTTTTCTCGACCTTAATATGCCGGTGATGGATGGTGCGCAGTTTTTAAAGGAAATAGAGTCGAATCCTCTAAAAGGAGTTGAAGTGTACTTAATGCTTACGAACGACCTCAAAGCAGATGATCGCTACCTTATGGACAACCCTTTTGTAAAAGGGGCCTTGAGCAAACCTCTGGATCCGGTAAAAATCCAGAACATTCTCTAA
- a CDS encoding DinB family protein codes for MTEAIQKQFELNRITRERALEAIEGLELEQLTRIPEGFNNSLLWNFGHIIVTQQLLSFGLCKQELPIEKELIERYRKGSAPDPNHPNAEADLNYFKANALKWIDLAREYYEEDRFEPFHSYRTSYGVPLLSLEDAIAFNNIHEGLHLGYMMAMKRAR; via the coding sequence ATGACGGAAGCAATCCAAAAGCAATTTGAACTAAACCGAATTACCCGGGAGCGGGCTTTAGAGGCTATTGAAGGACTTGAATTGGAACAGTTGACCAGAATACCGGAAGGGTTCAATAATTCCTTGCTGTGGAACTTTGGTCATATTATCGTAACTCAACAACTGTTGAGCTTTGGCTTGTGCAAACAGGAATTACCTATCGAAAAAGAATTGATTGAACGATACCGAAAAGGAAGTGCTCCTGACCCCAATCATCCCAACGCAGAAGCCGATCTAAACTATTTTAAAGCCAATGCGCTTAAGTGGATCGATTTGGCTCGTGAATATTATGAAGAAGATCGGTTTGAGCCATTTCACTCTTACCGAACCAGCTATGGGGTTCCCTTACTTTCCTTGGAAGATGCCATCGCCTTCAACAACATTCATGAAGGGCTGCATTTAGGCTATATGATGGCTATGAAAAGAGCTCGTTAA
- a CDS encoding MBL fold metallo-hydrolase, with protein MKIYPIETGNFKLDGGAMFGVVPKSLWQRVYPADNNNMCPWSMRCLLVEYDDRLVLVDCGMGTKQSEKFFSYYFLHGDATLDKSLAAHGFHRNDITDVFLTHLHFDHCGGAVEWNSSKDGYRPAFPNATFWSNESHWQWAIEPNPREKASFLKENIMPLQESGQLKFVNTSEGMTEELFPGFRALVVNGHTESQMIPHIEYQGKTLVYMADLLPSHAHVPLAWVMGYDTRPLLTIEERSQFYQKAVENDYVLFFEHDAVHECGTLRQTEKGVRFDQGFAFNELFS; from the coding sequence ATGAAAATATACCCGATAGAAACCGGAAATTTTAAGTTGGACGGAGGTGCCATGTTTGGCGTGGTTCCTAAATCTCTATGGCAACGCGTTTACCCTGCCGATAACAACAATATGTGCCCCTGGTCTATGCGCTGTTTGCTCGTAGAATATGACGATCGCCTGGTATTGGTGGATTGTGGAATGGGAACCAAGCAAAGTGAAAAGTTCTTTTCCTATTACTTCTTACACGGAGATGCTACTTTGGACAAAAGCCTGGCGGCTCATGGATTTCATCGGAACGATATTACAGATGTGTTCTTGACCCACCTCCATTTTGATCATTGTGGTGGCGCTGTGGAATGGAACTCCTCCAAAGACGGTTATCGCCCTGCGTTTCCTAATGCCACGTTTTGGAGTAACGAATCGCACTGGCAATGGGCCATAGAACCCAATCCGAGGGAGAAGGCGTCCTTTTTGAAGGAAAACATCATGCCTTTGCAAGAAAGCGGTCAGTTGAAATTTGTGAATACTTCCGAAGGTATGACTGAGGAATTGTTCCCGGGTTTTAGGGCTTTGGTGGTAAATGGACATACCGAGTCCCAAATGATTCCACACATCGAATACCAGGGAAAAACCTTGGTCTATATGGCCGATTTGCTTCCCTCACACGCTCATGTGCCATTGGCTTGGGTTATGGGATACGACACACGTCCTCTTTTGACCATTGAAGAGAGAAGTCAATTTTACCAAAAGGCGGTGGAAAACGATTACGTTCTATTCTTTGAGCACGATGCCGTTCACGAGTGTGGTACGTTGCGTCAAACTGAAAAGGGTGTAAGATTCGATCAAGGATTTGCCTTTAACGAGCTCTTTTCATAG
- a CDS encoding amino acid permease: protein MGTMPVFMTAISTILGAILFLRFGYAVGNVGLIGTFAIILIGHLVTIPTAMAVAEIATNTKVEGGGAYYMISRSFGLNIGAAIGIALFLSQAISVAFYVIAFAESFKPLAEIIFTQYGYLVTPRMSGLAFMAFLSILMLIKGADIGVKALYVVVVILLVSLGMFFAGDAYSTPSSSLVKTVSKPDDFFYVFTIIFPAFTGIAAGLGLSGDLKDPKRSIPAGTMWATAVGIVVYMAVAIKLFYSASLQDLANTDHLIMGKIAIWEPIIPIGLACAAISSALGSVMIAPRTLQALGVDQVFPQSMSGWFAKGRGKTNEPFNSTLLTCLIGFFFIGIGDIDFVAQIISMFFMVTYGAICLISFLEHFAADPSYRPTFKSKWYLSLLGAVLCFYLMFKMNFSYALLSLGIMIGIYIWATKIGNTDRDIAKLLRGVLFQLNRELMVYIQRRASSREKGWRPFIICISGDTFKRTTALDFVRWLSHKYGFGTYIHFLEGFLNKETYQESTETKRRLIESIKGGNKVYMDTIVSPSYTSAIAQSIQLSGVSGKGNNLILFEFSDDDKESLKEVINNYNLMRATHFDVCVLRSTYKGFGQRKSIHVWISARDFENSNLMILLAYILTGHPDWKDSEIKIFSGYEKGQLEWKKETLMELIGDGRLPISRKNIELIPQDGELMTRIIEQKSHHADLTILGYSADGIEQKGADLFNEFPKLGNTLFVSAYKKKEIE from the coding sequence ATGGGAACTATGCCGGTTTTTATGACCGCCATTAGTACCATTCTGGGGGCCATTCTTTTTCTCCGTTTTGGCTATGCCGTGGGGAATGTTGGGCTCATTGGAACTTTTGCCATTATTCTTATTGGTCATTTGGTCACCATCCCTACTGCTATGGCGGTGGCAGAAATTGCCACCAACACCAAGGTAGAAGGAGGAGGAGCCTATTACATGATATCGAGGTCTTTTGGACTCAATATCGGTGCTGCTATTGGTATTGCCTTGTTTCTTTCCCAGGCCATTAGCGTGGCTTTTTATGTGATTGCCTTTGCGGAATCCTTTAAACCTCTGGCGGAAATCATTTTTACCCAATACGGTTATTTGGTTACGCCCCGTATGAGTGGACTGGCCTTTATGGCATTCCTTTCCATACTTATGTTGATAAAGGGGGCAGATATTGGGGTGAAGGCACTTTATGTGGTAGTCGTTATTCTTTTGGTTTCATTGGGTATGTTTTTCGCCGGTGATGCCTATTCCACACCTTCGAGCAGCCTGGTTAAAACGGTGAGTAAACCCGACGATTTCTTTTACGTATTTACCATCATATTTCCTGCTTTTACCGGTATTGCCGCAGGTTTGGGGCTATCAGGCGATCTAAAAGATCCCAAGCGTTCTATTCCAGCTGGTACCATGTGGGCAACGGCAGTAGGTATTGTTGTTTACATGGCAGTTGCCATCAAATTATTTTATTCCGCCAGTCTTCAGGATTTGGCGAATACCGATCACCTGATCATGGGGAAAATTGCCATTTGGGAGCCTATTATTCCTATTGGCCTGGCCTGTGCCGCGATTTCCTCCGCTTTGGGTTCGGTAATGATTGCTCCAAGAACCCTTCAGGCATTGGGAGTGGATCAGGTTTTCCCGCAAAGCATGAGTGGATGGTTTGCAAAGGGCAGGGGAAAAACAAATGAGCCATTCAATTCAACCCTGTTGACCTGCCTGATAGGGTTCTTCTTTATTGGTATCGGTGATATCGATTTTGTGGCTCAGATCATCTCCATGTTTTTCATGGTTACCTATGGCGCCATTTGCCTGATCTCCTTTTTAGAACATTTTGCGGCAGACCCGAGTTATCGACCCACGTTTAAGTCGAAGTGGTACCTCTCTCTCTTAGGAGCTGTTTTGTGTTTCTACTTGATGTTCAAAATGAACTTCTCCTACGCCTTGTTGTCCCTCGGCATTATGATTGGGATTTATATCTGGGCAACGAAAATTGGCAACACAGACCGCGATATCGCCAAGCTGCTTCGAGGAGTTCTCTTTCAGCTCAATCGGGAGTTAATGGTCTACATCCAACGCCGGGCTTCTTCTCGCGAAAAAGGTTGGAGACCCTTCATTATCTGCATTTCGGGCGATACCTTTAAGCGAACCACAGCATTGGATTTTGTACGCTGGCTAAGCCATAAGTATGGATTTGGAACCTACATCCACTTTTTAGAAGGCTTTTTGAACAAGGAGACCTATCAAGAATCTACCGAAACCAAACGCCGATTAATCGAGTCGATTAAGGGCGGTAATAAGGTGTATATGGATACGATAGTGTCTCCGTCCTACACCAGTGCCATTGCCCAATCCATTCAGCTGTCCGGGGTTTCGGGAAAAGGAAATAACCTGATACTTTTCGAATTTTCAGATGACGATAAAGAGAGTCTGAAAGAGGTGATCAACAACTACAACTTGATGCGCGCCACGCACTTCGATGTATGCGTATTGCGATCAACCTACAAAGGATTTGGGCAAAGAAAGAGCATTCATGTCTGGATTTCGGCCCGTGATTTTGAGAACTCCAATTTGATGATTCTGTTGGCCTACATTCTCACCGGTCATCCGGATTGGAAAGACAGCGAAATCAAGATTTTCTCGGGTTATGAAAAAGGTCAGTTGGAATGGAAGAAGGAGACCTTAATGGAATTGATCGGCGATGGTCGTCTACCTATATCTCGTAAAAATATTGAGCTCATTCCTCAGGACGGGGAGTTGATGACACGCATCATTGAACAAAAATCCCATCACGCTGATTTGACCATTCTCGGTTATTCTGCGGACGGAATTGAGCAGAAAGGGGCCGATCTTTTCAATGAGTTTCCGAAGCTTGGAAACACCCTCTTTGTTAGTGCCTACAAGAAGAAGGAAATCGAATAA
- a CDS encoding PKD domain-containing protein, with the protein MTRRVVFICLITLLVYSAWAEGTAELRREYASNLFLQATPYKGVPGSGSMSFGSPISEKMYIRINHSGEWIHMGFGNCFTNGNVTYIRNQVAPAEIYMHIISPSGDTLMQRKVPTSGAGYIGGSDRDAWQRCVTGPGTVVKDGYTPLSFEAMEAGDYIIEFNVGSQTVPNTSDRITFQLFDVSVSKDAGRYAGKEDAVSDQCIPGRLYSYSLNLQADPDNGHSSLTCYNLFPATENDEIFYAGEINLPDFQAGEFILASFSSSSPKHEVSDNNISLKPEHLMFLNPPDPMVFPRLSGFKGGLEFVPFYDPKGTLRAAIIAQNSETAELKFQIEPVGVEMGDSRTSVVLSEKFEEPGFHDVLFDGKLANGQVVSNGTNLRAKISYRQGPLYISLFNVARNPGGIRYRMVGKGNYQTDCSWDDLNVRGIKNEGKRTWQKGSGFTLVTRFYNFQEDSYYNLAYYCKPDSDEDGVPDYKDRDGDNDGIPNLLECYETSPLLDDDNDLIPNYLDVDFYHPIWGSYKDNNHDGINDVFDYDLDSRPDFVDGDSDDDGLLDIFAIGLTNYNEFGQVNDYFDEDGDGLSEGVIAKPEMLEDLDNDGEYNHCDQDADGDGLSNYIEAQDFLRFRYKAGLDFSRNGIDDTFDKKRGGKGVFNPVDKNKSGVPDYLEPDQDGIFYTDNLCQSKLAHDTLTLCIDQIAPYTCFELDLSSSIDPNGKPLIYKWNLGDGNVLEGAKINHCYQVFGNYQVNLMLADPESGRVFEQNELDLQLSIRDSLNLGLNLPDQVFEGELFAFGYNFIPPINYKIEKAYWNFGDYHYRCDASGFHFFDHYGEYDVKLILELRSDGDIITLCTTKKMMVK; encoded by the coding sequence ATGACCCGGAGAGTTGTTTTCATTTGTTTGATAACGTTATTGGTATATTCTGCTTGGGCAGAAGGTACCGCAGAACTTCGTAGAGAATATGCATCCAATCTCTTTCTTCAAGCGACCCCTTATAAAGGCGTTCCGGGAAGTGGTTCGATGTCTTTCGGTTCCCCCATTAGTGAGAAAATGTATATCCGTATCAACCACAGTGGTGAGTGGATACACATGGGTTTTGGTAATTGCTTTACCAATGGTAATGTGACCTACATCCGTAACCAGGTTGCTCCCGCCGAAATTTATATGCACATCATTAGCCCTTCGGGTGATACCCTTATGCAACGAAAAGTACCCACCTCGGGTGCTGGTTATATCGGAGGCAGCGATCGCGATGCCTGGCAGCGTTGCGTTACGGGTCCTGGAACGGTTGTAAAAGACGGTTACACTCCTCTGAGCTTTGAAGCCATGGAGGCCGGCGATTACATCATTGAATTTAATGTAGGGAGTCAAACGGTTCCTAATACTTCCGATCGCATCACTTTCCAGCTTTTTGATGTTTCAGTTTCGAAAGACGCTGGACGTTATGCCGGCAAGGAAGATGCTGTATCCGATCAATGTATTCCTGGAAGACTGTATTCATACAGCTTGAATTTACAGGCTGATCCAGACAATGGACATAGTTCACTCACCTGCTACAATTTGTTTCCTGCTACGGAGAATGACGAAATATTCTACGCTGGTGAAATCAATTTACCAGACTTTCAAGCTGGTGAATTTATCCTGGCATCTTTTTCCTCTTCCTCGCCTAAACACGAGGTGAGCGATAACAACATTTCCTTGAAGCCTGAACACCTGATGTTCCTAAATCCACCTGATCCTATGGTATTTCCAAGGTTAAGCGGATTCAAAGGAGGCCTGGAGTTTGTTCCTTTTTACGATCCTAAGGGAACCTTAAGAGCGGCAATTATTGCTCAAAATTCAGAAACGGCAGAGCTCAAATTTCAGATTGAACCGGTAGGGGTTGAAATGGGAGATTCACGTACTTCGGTGGTATTGAGCGAAAAATTTGAAGAACCTGGATTCCACGATGTACTATTTGATGGGAAATTGGCCAATGGTCAAGTGGTTTCCAATGGGACAAACCTTCGGGCGAAAATCTCCTACCGTCAAGGTCCGTTGTACATTTCCTTGTTCAACGTAGCTCGCAACCCAGGCGGAATCCGTTACCGGATGGTTGGAAAGGGAAATTACCAAACCGATTGTTCCTGGGATGACTTGAATGTAAGAGGTATTAAGAACGAAGGAAAAAGAACCTGGCAAAAAGGAAGTGGTTTTACCTTGGTTACCCGCTTCTACAATTTTCAGGAAGATTCCTACTATAACCTGGCTTACTACTGTAAACCGGACTCCGATGAAGATGGTGTTCCCGATTACAAAGATCGCGATGGGGATAATGACGGAATTCCAAATCTATTGGAGTGTTACGAAACCAGTCCGCTTTTAGACGATGACAACGATTTAATTCCAAATTACCTGGACGTAGACTTTTACCACCCGATTTGGGGATCCTACAAAGACAACAACCACGACGGTATCAACGATGTATTTGACTACGACTTAGATTCTCGTCCCGATTTCGTCGATGGTGATTCTGACGATGACGGTTTGCTCGACATATTTGCCATTGGATTAACCAATTACAACGAATTTGGTCAAGTAAACGATTACTTTGATGAAGATGGAGATGGTCTATCTGAAGGAGTAATTGCCAAACCTGAAATGTTGGAAGATCTGGACAACGATGGAGAATACAATCACTGTGATCAGGATGCCGACGGTGATGGCCTTTCCAACTACATTGAAGCTCAAGACTTTTTGCGCTTCCGTTACAAAGCAGGACTGGACTTTTCACGCAATGGTATAGACGACACCTTTGACAAAAAACGAGGTGGCAAGGGCGTTTTCAATCCGGTAGACAAAAACAAATCAGGTGTACCTGATTACCTCGAGCCCGATCAGGATGGAATCTTCTATACCGATAACCTTTGCCAGTCTAAATTGGCTCATGATACACTGACCCTGTGTATTGATCAGATTGCACCTTACACCTGTTTTGAATTGGACCTATCCTCTTCTATTGACCCGAATGGCAAGCCCTTGATTTACAAATGGAACTTGGGTGATGGAAACGTTCTGGAAGGTGCAAAAATCAATCACTGCTACCAGGTGTTTGGTAACTACCAGGTAAACCTAATGTTGGCTGACCCTGAATCGGGAAGAGTGTTTGAACAGAATGAACTGGACCTCCAACTCAGCATCCGGGATTCTTTGAACCTGGGCTTAAATCTTCCTGATCAAGTGTTTGAAGGGGAGCTCTTTGCTTTTGGATATAACTTCATACCGCCGATAAACTACAAAATCGAAAAGGCCTATTGGAACTTCGGAGATTACCACTACCGCTGTGATGCTTCGGGCTTCCATTTCTTTGACCATTACGGGGAGTATGATGTAAAATTGATATTGGAGTTGCGATCTGACGGAGATATCATTACCTTGTGCACGACGAAAAAGATGATGGTAAAATAA